The Clostridium sporogenes genome contains a region encoding:
- a CDS encoding heavy metal translocating P-type ATPase, translating into MKKLSFNIEGMTCAACAKAVERVSKKLEGVQEANVNIATEKLSIIFDEKKCNTSDIEKSIEKAGYKAFLDGEHRNLKIEGMTCAACAKAVERTSRKLDGVLEANVNIATEKLDITFDKSKVSLNDIKIAIEKAGYKALEEKNIEEEKKGKEDAIKSLWRRFITSLIFAVPLLTISMGSMMGLKLPKIIDPMHNPLNFGLIQLILVIPIILVGNKFFRVGFKSLIKGSPNMDSLISIGTSAAVIYGIFAIFQISKGNMHYAHDLYFESGATILTLITLGKYLEAVSKGKTSEAIKKLMALAPKNATIIRDNKEIIIPIEEVKINDIVLVKPGEKLPVDGEIIEGSTTVDESMLTGESLPVEKHIGDTAVAGSINKHGMIKYKATKVGKDTTLAQIIRLVEEAQGSKAPIARLADKISAYFVPTVITLAIISSLAWYISGESLIFSLTIFISVLVIACPCALGLATPTAIMVGTGKGAENGVLIKSGGALETAHKVQSIIFDKTGTITEGKPKVTDILVSEGVDEKYLLQVAATAEKGSEHPLGEAIVKKAEEENLELFQGKDFRAIPGKGIEVIIEDKKVLLGNLRLMEEYEVEIKDFMDKSHKLSKEGKTPMFIAIENKIKGIIAVADTLKENSKKAIEKLHNMGVEVVMITGDNKNTAEAIGKQVGIDKIFAEVLPSDKANWVKKLQQEEKIVAMVGDGINDAPALAQADIGIAIGSGTDVAIESADIVLIKSDLMDVPTALKLSRATIKNIKENLFWAFGYNTLGIPVAMGILHIFGGPLLNPMIAAAAMSFSSVSVLLNALRLRGFKA; encoded by the coding sequence ATGAAGAAATTATCCTTTAATATAGAAGGGATGACCTGTGCAGCTTGTGCTAAAGCTGTAGAGAGAGTTTCTAAAAAATTAGAAGGAGTTCAAGAGGCTAATGTAAACATAGCTACAGAAAAGTTAAGTATAATTTTTGATGAAAAAAAATGTAATACTTCAGATATAGAAAAATCCATAGAAAAAGCAGGATATAAAGCCTTTTTAGATGGTGAACATAGAAATTTAAAGATAGAAGGAATGACTTGCGCAGCTTGTGCCAAAGCTGTAGAAAGAACTTCAAGAAAATTAGATGGTGTTTTAGAAGCTAACGTTAATATAGCAACAGAAAAGCTTGATATAACTTTTGATAAATCAAAAGTAAGTTTGAATGATATAAAAATTGCTATAGAAAAGGCAGGATATAAAGCTTTAGAAGAAAAAAATATAGAAGAAGAGAAAAAGGGAAAAGAAGATGCAATTAAGTCTTTGTGGAGAAGATTTATAACTTCTTTAATATTTGCAGTACCTTTGCTTACTATATCTATGGGAAGCATGATGGGATTAAAGTTACCTAAAATTATTGATCCAATGCATAACCCTTTAAATTTTGGATTAATACAACTTATTTTAGTAATTCCAATTATATTAGTAGGAAATAAGTTTTTTAGGGTAGGTTTTAAATCCTTAATTAAAGGAAGTCCTAATATGGATTCCTTAATTTCTATAGGTACATCAGCAGCTGTAATATATGGTATCTTCGCTATATTCCAAATATCTAAAGGAAATATGCATTATGCTCATGACTTATATTTTGAATCTGGAGCTACTATTTTGACATTAATAACTTTAGGAAAATATTTAGAAGCTGTATCTAAGGGGAAAACCTCTGAAGCTATAAAAAAATTAATGGCCTTAGCTCCTAAAAATGCAACTATAATAAGAGATAATAAGGAGATAATAATCCCTATAGAAGAAGTTAAAATAAATGATATAGTTTTGGTTAAACCAGGAGAAAAACTTCCCGTAGATGGAGAAATTATTGAAGGTTCTACAACAGTAGATGAATCTATGCTTACAGGAGAAAGTTTACCTGTAGAAAAACATATAGGAGATACAGCAGTGGCAGGAAGTATAAATAAGCATGGAATGATAAAATATAAGGCTACTAAAGTTGGGAAAGATACTACTCTAGCACAAATTATAAGACTTGTAGAAGAAGCTCAGGGTAGTAAAGCGCCTATTGCAAGGTTAGCAGATAAAATTTCTGCTTATTTTGTACCAACAGTAATAACTTTAGCTATAATTTCTTCTTTAGCTTGGTATATTAGCGGAGAATCTTTAATATTTTCATTAACTATATTTATTTCTGTATTGGTAATAGCTTGTCCTTGCGCCTTAGGATTAGCTACACCAACGGCTATTATGGTAGGTACAGGAAAAGGGGCAGAAAATGGGGTTCTTATAAAAAGTGGAGGAGCTTTAGAAACTGCTCATAAAGTTCAAAGTATTATATTCGATAAAACAGGAACTATTACAGAAGGAAAACCAAAAGTAACAGATATTTTGGTTTCCGAAGGAGTAGATGAAAAATATTTACTTCAAGTAGCAGCTACTGCGGAAAAGGGTTCAGAACATCCTTTAGGTGAGGCTATAGTAAAAAAAGCAGAAGAGGAAAATTTAGAATTATTTCAAGGTAAAGATTTTAGAGCAATACCTGGAAAAGGCATAGAGGTTATCATAGAGGATAAAAAAGTACTTCTTGGAAATTTAAGACTTATGGAAGAATATGAGGTGGAAATAAAGGACTTTATGGATAAATCTCATAAGCTTTCAAAGGAAGGAAAAACTCCAATGTTTATAGCTATAGAAAATAAAATTAAAGGAATAATAGCTGTAGCAGATACTCTTAAGGAAAATAGTAAAAAAGCTATAGAAAAGCTTCATAATATGGGTGTAGAAGTAGTTATGATAACTGGAGATAATAAGAATACCGCAGAAGCTATAGGAAAACAAGTGGGTATAGATAAGATTTTTGCAGAAGTTCTTCCTAGTGATAAGGCTAACTGGGTAAAAAAACTTCAACAAGAAGAAAAAATTGTAGCAATGGTAGGAGATGGAATTAATGATGCACCAGCTTTAGCTCAAGCAGATATTGGTATAGCTATAGGATCTGGAACAGATGTAGCTATAGAATCTGCAGATATTGTACTTATAAAAAGCGATTTAATGGATGTACCAACAGCCCTTAAGTTAAGTAGAGCTACAATAAAAAATATTAAAGAAAATTTATTTTGGGCTTTTGGGTACAATACTTTGGGGATTCCAGTGGCTATGGGTATTTTACACATTTTTGGAGGACCACTCTTAAATCCTATGATTGCAGCAGCAGCTATGAGCTTTAGTTCAGTTTCAGTACTCTTAAATGCTTTAAGATTAAGAGGTTTTAAGGCTTAA
- a CDS encoding glycoside hydrolase family 113: MKKNKYIIWISIILIFIYVLNLNPIVHGEINKIKNKFYGKTLNDKFEVKIKSGNLSTDYDINQTLEDINKLEINTINIPIVINIKNLSSSDMSVDKESEKKAIELIRKLRWKKINIILEPYPWIDNGNLYETEWNPNNKKQFFKNWQNNVIKVLIDNIAVPYHVDALNVASNFVYIEDEQEQWCNTIDFARKYYKGLITYRTCWWYTAHWEPKTKEKYQKKLNNKLFSKVDFISVAAYFELTDKDTNTVEELVESINNVKKNDRRQNIKEELYHFNEKWHKPIFFGELGFSRKNKAASEPWNPMPSKISNNEEQARCFESYRRVFEKEPWLLGFSIFAIGENSEDKNFYPSEETTKVIKKWYSK; encoded by the coding sequence ATGAAAAAGAATAAATATATAATATGGATAAGTATAATATTGATTTTTATTTATGTATTAAATTTGAATCCAATTGTTCATGGAGAAATAAATAAAATAAAAAATAAGTTTTATGGAAAAACTTTAAATGATAAATTTGAAGTTAAAATAAAATCAGGAAACTTATCTACAGATTATGATATAAATCAAACATTGGAGGATATAAATAAATTAGAGATAAATACAATAAATATACCTATAGTCATAAATATAAAAAATTTATCCTCTAGTGATATGAGTGTAGATAAAGAAAGTGAAAAAAAAGCTATAGAATTAATAAGAAAATTAAGATGGAAAAAGATAAATATAATATTAGAACCTTATCCTTGGATAGATAATGGTAATCTTTATGAAACAGAATGGAATCCTAATAATAAAAAACAATTCTTTAAAAATTGGCAAAATAATGTTATTAAAGTATTAATAGATAATATAGCAGTTCCCTATCATGTGGATGCTTTAAATGTAGCTTCTAATTTTGTATATATTGAAGATGAACAAGAACAGTGGTGTAATACCATAGATTTTGCAAGAAAATATTATAAAGGACTTATAACTTATAGAACTTGTTGGTGGTATACAGCTCATTGGGAACCTAAAACTAAAGAGAAATACCAAAAAAAATTAAATAATAAATTATTTTCTAAGGTGGATTTTATATCTGTTGCAGCTTACTTTGAACTTACAGATAAAGATACTAATACAGTGGAAGAACTCGTAGAGTCTATAAATAACGTGAAAAAAAATGATAGAAGACAAAATATAAAAGAAGAATTATATCATTTTAATGAAAAATGGCATAAACCTATTTTCTTTGGAGAACTAGGTTTTTCTAGAAAAAACAAAGCAGCTTCTGAACCATGGAATCCTATGCCTTCAAAGATTTCTAATAATGAAGAACAGGCTAGATGTTTTGAATCTTATAGAAGGGTTTTTGAAAAGGAGCCTTGGCTTTTAGGGTTTTCTATTTTTGCTATAGGGGAGAATAGTGAGGATAAAAACTTTTATCCTTCAGAAGAAACTACAAAGGTAATTAAAAAATGGTATAGTAAATAG
- a CDS encoding DUF3267 domain-containing protein produces the protein MNEKEYEKVDKTINLLKANLISIIFFILVFGINGVMYYKIWGESVRLIINSNNNMYMLMLIIIFIILHEFIHGIGFSIAEGVTWKDIKLGFNIKTLTPYAHCKVPISANIYKMALLLPSIIVGFLPTIIGIVLGIKMLVFVGSFLIVGGTGDFMIYWVIRKYDEKTLIYDHPVKAGCEVYLPKKQYNN, from the coding sequence ATGAATGAAAAAGAATATGAGAAAGTGGATAAAACAATAAACTTATTAAAGGCTAATTTGATTAGTATTATTTTCTTTATTTTAGTTTTTGGTATAAATGGTGTGATGTATTATAAAATATGGGGAGAAAGTGTACGTTTAATAATTAATAGCAATAATAATATGTATATGCTTATGTTAATTATAATTTTTATAATATTACATGAATTTATTCATGGTATAGGTTTTTCTATAGCAGAAGGAGTTACTTGGAAAGATATAAAACTTGGGTTTAATATTAAAACTCTTACCCCTTATGCTCATTGTAAAGTTCCTATATCTGCCAATATATACAAAATGGCTCTATTATTACCTAGCATAATAGTTGGATTTTTACCTACAATAATAGGAATAGTCCTGGGAATAAAAATGCTTGTTTTTGTTGGTAGTTTTTTGATTGTCGGTGGTACAGGCGATTTTATGATTTATTGGGTAATTAGAAAATATGATGAAAAAACCTTAATTTATGATCATCCAGTAAAGGCGGGTTGCGAAGTTTATTTACCAAAAAAACAGTATAATAATTAA
- a CDS encoding metal-sensing transcriptional repressor → MNEEKKAALQALKTSKGQIEGIIKMIEEGRYCIDISNQMTAAQSLLKKANMLILKQHLNHCVKQAFLHDNGEEKVDEIIDTLTKLLGK, encoded by the coding sequence ATGAATGAAGAAAAAAAAGCAGCTCTCCAAGCTTTAAAAACTTCTAAAGGACAGATAGAAGGAATAATAAAAATGATAGAAGAGGGACGATATTGTATAGATATATCTAATCAAATGACAGCTGCTCAATCTTTATTAAAAAAAGCTAACATGCTTATTTTAAAGCAGCATCTTAATCATTGTGTAAAACAAGCTTTTCTTCATGATAATGGAGAAGAAAAGGTAGATGAAATTATAGATACATTAACTAAGTTGCTTGGTAAATAA
- a CDS encoding heavy-metal-associated domain-containing protein — translation MKMKASIEGMSCMHCVNHVKEALSELKGISNITVSLEGKFAEFDSTGEVSEDDIKSSIEDFGYEFKGITII, via the coding sequence ATGAAAATGAAAGCATCAATAGAAGGAATGAGTTGTATGCATTGTGTTAATCACGTTAAGGAGGCCCTTTCAGAACTAAAAGGAATTTCAAACATAACTGTTTCCTTAGAAGGAAAATTTGCAGAGTTTGATAGTACTGGTGAAGTTAGTGAAGATGATATAAAATCTTCTATAGAAGATTTTGGATATGAATTTAAAGGAATAACAATAATTTAA
- a CDS encoding cellulose biosynthesis cyclic di-GMP-binding regulatory protein BcsB — protein MKKNLRIIIIIMIVFLGNIISGQNVMAASNKSKNFRVEKDMKMEGVFGSNVFFFNIDGSWKVDNTYLNLIFTESELLDKTQSTLTVYINDFPVYSMKVGDKKKYKESIKINIPKDKLISGYNEVKIKVYSRISEKSCIDDVNSGNWFIIHKGSYVHMNFKDREDTKTLKEFPYPYLKASDENPTNSMIMVPDNFSQGEITSAMLLCSNFGSKRKFDNVSVKVYKTSEANLKNKLDIIFIGSKNNTPKNLLDLLSKEEITRIDKDAIIKEVISPYNPNKKLLLLISNNEKNMIKASKLLCSRDYMKQIDKDNIIVNDSMDVEDIKEEKGNKVLLSDLGYGNVSLKGPFKQEATFNLNIPKDRFIKEGSKVVINNRYSKNIDFGRSLITVYINDTPIGSKKLDSKAADNDSFEINIPKDIRNSNNYEIKVVFNLEIKDLFCTFREGENPWAYILNNSYIHVSYKERRDTVFENYPNPFISNGGINDLTLVLSDKTTSEELNFAGNIMASIGHDININRGEFSVVAAKDLSSKLKKNNLIVIGTPESNSIIKNLNKNFYIKFNKGFTGFLSNEKMKFFQDYSSKLASVQLIDSPYNKENKAMIVTSTYTRDLALAQKYLSDMSLVKSLKGNAITIDRDGIINYSYFGDKYDKEKENGNISKLKNITLNSNIKNLLIFFTFIIVILVVGSLLFIKKYKKSS, from the coding sequence ATGAAGAAAAATTTAAGAATAATAATTATTATTATGATAGTTTTCCTAGGAAATATTATAAGCGGACAAAATGTAATGGCGGCCTCAAATAAATCTAAAAATTTTAGAGTAGAAAAAGATATGAAGATGGAAGGGGTATTTGGAAGTAATGTATTTTTCTTTAACATAGATGGAAGTTGGAAAGTGGATAATACTTATTTAAATCTAATTTTTACAGAGAGTGAGCTTTTAGATAAAACACAATCTACATTAACAGTTTATATAAATGATTTCCCCGTATATTCTATGAAAGTTGGAGACAAGAAGAAATATAAAGAATCTATAAAAATTAATATACCAAAGGATAAATTGATATCTGGATATAATGAAGTGAAAATCAAAGTTTATAGTAGAATATCAGAAAAATCTTGTATAGATGATGTAAATAGTGGAAATTGGTTTATAATTCACAAAGGTTCTTATGTTCATATGAATTTTAAGGATAGAGAAGATACAAAAACTCTTAAAGAATTTCCTTACCCTTATTTAAAAGCCAGTGATGAAAATCCAACTAACAGCATGATTATGGTGCCAGATAATTTTTCACAGGGGGAAATAACATCTGCTATGTTGCTTTGTTCTAATTTTGGATCAAAAAGAAAATTTGATAATGTAAGTGTGAAAGTTTATAAAACTTCAGAGGCTAATTTAAAAAATAAATTAGATATAATTTTTATAGGAAGTAAAAATAATACTCCAAAGAATTTATTAGATTTACTATCCAAAGAAGAAATAACTAGGATAGATAAAGATGCTATTATTAAAGAGGTTATTTCACCCTATAATCCTAATAAAAAATTATTGCTTTTAATATCTAATAATGAAAAGAATATGATAAAAGCTTCAAAATTATTATGTAGTAGAGACTATATGAAACAAATAGATAAAGACAATATAATAGTTAATGATAGTATGGATGTAGAAGATATAAAAGAGGAAAAAGGAAATAAAGTATTATTATCAGATTTAGGATATGGCAATGTAAGTTTAAAAGGACCTTTTAAACAGGAGGCAACCTTTAATTTGAATATTCCCAAAGATAGATTTATAAAAGAGGGATCAAAAGTAGTTATAAATAATAGATATTCTAAAAATATAGATTTTGGTAGATCTCTTATAACTGTTTATATAAATGATACTCCAATAGGTAGTAAAAAGTTAGACAGTAAAGCAGCAGATAATGATAGTTTTGAAATAAATATTCCAAAGGATATTAGAAATAGTAATAATTATGAAATAAAGGTAGTATTTAACTTAGAAATTAAAGATTTATTTTGTACTTTTAGAGAGGGGGAAAATCCGTGGGCCTATATATTAAATAATTCTTACATTCATGTTTCTTATAAAGAGAGAAGGGATACTGTATTTGAAAATTATCCTAATCCATTTATATCTAATGGAGGGATTAATGATTTGACGTTAGTACTTTCAGACAAGACTACTTCTGAAGAGCTTAATTTTGCAGGTAATATAATGGCAAGCATAGGCCATGATATAAATATTAATAGAGGAGAATTTAGTGTAGTAGCAGCAAAGGATTTATCATCTAAACTTAAGAAGAATAATTTAATAGTCATAGGAACACCAGAAAGCAATTCTATTATAAAAAATTTAAATAAAAATTTTTATATTAAATTTAATAAAGGTTTTACTGGATTTTTATCCAATGAGAAAATGAAGTTTTTTCAGGATTATAGTAGCAAATTAGCTTCTGTTCAACTTATAGATTCTCCTTATAATAAAGAGAATAAAGCTATGATAGTAACATCAACTTACACTAGAGATTTAGCTTTAGCACAAAAGTATTTAAGTGATATGTCTTTAGTAAAAAGTCTTAAAGGGAATGCTATAACTATAGATAGAGATGGTATAATTAATTATTCATATTTTGGAGATAAATATGATAAAGAAAAAGAGAATGGTAATATTAGTAAATTAAAAAATATAACGTTAAACTCTAATATAAAAAATTTGTTAATATTTTTTACATTTATAATAGTTATTTTAGTGGTAGGTTCCTTATTATTTATAAAAAAATATAAAAAAAGTAGTTAG
- a CDS encoding cation-translocating P-type ATPase — protein sequence MDKINENIIKGLSKADVLHRIKDGKVNILPKAPSRTIGQIVRANLFTSYNALNAILAIIVFMAGSPKNAVFAGVIITNTIIGMFQEIRAKGILERLSVLNEKTVDVIREGEINNINVEEIVLDDIIVLKAGDQILVDCELLSHNEIEVDESLITGEPDSILKIENDKLLSGSFVSAGNAYAKVINVGENTYAAKLAEEAKKFKLINSELQISINKIFKIIMWLAIPIGSLLIFTQLFYVKKSWQDAVLGSVSGIVGMVPEGLVLLTSATFVVAVIRLSKWDTLIQELPATEVLARVDVLCLDKTGTITKGDLKVTEVKCLNNENIKDIDKIIAAIVHSFKNGNATEKALLERYESNPNLKIKNKIPFSSKRKWSAVEFEKEGAFILGAPEMILKDAYKNIESKIEKVAKEGKRVLLLAKYEGENFNEELNGNIKEVALILIEDIIRENAEEIIDYFNKEQVNLKIISGDNPITVSSIAKKVGIKNAEDYIDARELPEDEEELKKIVDKVSVFGRVSPHQKKSIVKALKSNGHTVAMTGDGVNDVLALKESDCGIAMASGSEATKAVAQLVLLNSDFAAIPQVVLEGRRLINNLEKVSELFLSKTAYFIILSIIFALLVKPFPIIPIQLTLIGSLSIGIPSFFLAISPNEDVIKKDFLKRVLEVSIPNGILIGISTALMFLLGYHTGLSLEQCRTLALVTFGSLSLFILLKVSTPLNFYRVSIVISMTILFVLAFLIPSTRKIFAIEYFGVEYLIPIIFIYSIAMALMLIIPKINKVIFKRVILKKNMDRL from the coding sequence ATGGATAAAATAAATGAGAATATAATAAAAGGACTTAGTAAAGCTGATGTATTACATAGAATAAAAGATGGAAAAGTAAATATATTACCTAAAGCTCCATCACGAACAATAGGACAAATAGTTAGAGCAAATTTATTTACTAGTTATAATGCTTTAAATGCTATTTTAGCAATAATTGTATTTATGGCTGGTTCCCCTAAGAATGCTGTTTTTGCAGGAGTTATAATTACTAATACTATAATAGGGATGTTCCAAGAAATTCGTGCTAAGGGTATATTAGAAAGGTTATCTGTTCTAAACGAGAAAACTGTAGATGTTATAAGAGAAGGAGAAATTAATAATATAAATGTAGAAGAAATTGTGTTAGATGATATTATAGTTTTAAAAGCAGGAGATCAAATATTAGTGGATTGTGAGCTTCTTTCTCATAATGAAATAGAAGTAGACGAATCTTTAATTACAGGAGAGCCAGACTCTATTCTAAAAATAGAAAATGATAAGCTTTTATCTGGAAGTTTTGTATCTGCGGGTAATGCTTACGCAAAGGTAATCAATGTGGGGGAAAATACCTATGCAGCAAAATTAGCAGAAGAGGCTAAGAAATTTAAACTTATAAATTCAGAGTTACAAATATCTATAAATAAGATATTTAAAATAATAATGTGGCTTGCCATTCCGATAGGCTCATTACTTATCTTTACACAATTATTTTATGTTAAGAAAAGCTGGCAAGATGCAGTTTTAGGCTCCGTTTCTGGTATAGTAGGTATGGTACCAGAGGGTCTAGTACTTTTGACTAGTGCAACTTTTGTAGTAGCAGTTATAAGACTTTCCAAATGGGATACACTTATTCAAGAATTACCTGCTACAGAAGTTTTAGCAAGAGTAGATGTTTTGTGTTTAGATAAAACAGGAACTATAACTAAAGGTGATTTAAAAGTAACAGAGGTGAAGTGTTTAAATAATGAAAATATAAAGGACATAGATAAAATAATCGCCGCTATAGTTCATAGTTTTAAAAATGGAAATGCTACAGAAAAAGCATTGTTAGAAAGATATGAAAGTAATCCTAATTTAAAAATTAAAAATAAGATACCATTTTCATCAAAGCGAAAGTGGTCCGCAGTGGAATTTGAAAAGGAAGGAGCTTTTATATTAGGAGCTCCAGAAATGATATTAAAAGATGCATATAAAAACATAGAAAGTAAAATAGAAAAGGTAGCCAAAGAGGGAAAAAGAGTATTACTTTTGGCCAAATATGAAGGAGAAAATTTTAATGAAGAGTTAAATGGAAATATTAAAGAGGTAGCTTTAATATTAATTGAGGACATAATAAGGGAAAATGCTGAAGAAATTATTGATTATTTTAATAAAGAACAGGTGAATCTTAAAATAATATCTGGAGATAATCCTATAACTGTATCTTCTATAGCTAAGAAAGTAGGAATAAAAAATGCAGAAGACTATATAGATGCTAGAGAATTACCAGAAGATGAAGAAGAGTTGAAAAAAATTGTGGATAAGGTTTCTGTTTTTGGAAGAGTTTCTCCTCACCAAAAGAAAAGTATAGTGAAAGCACTTAAAAGTAATGGTCATACTGTAGCTATGACTGGAGATGGTGTAAATGATGTGCTAGCATTAAAGGAATCTGATTGTGGTATTGCTATGGCTAGTGGGTCTGAGGCAACAAAGGCGGTAGCTCAGTTAGTACTTTTAAATTCAGATTTTGCAGCTATTCCCCAAGTAGTTTTAGAGGGGAGAAGACTTATAAACAATCTGGAAAAGGTATCAGAATTATTTTTATCAAAGACAGCTTATTTTATAATTTTATCAATAATATTTGCCTTATTAGTGAAACCATTTCCTATAATACCAATACAACTTACCTTAATAGGATCATTAAGTATAGGAATACCATCTTTTTTTCTAGCTATATCACCTAATGAGGATGTAATAAAGAAAGATTTTTTGAAAAGAGTACTGGAAGTATCTATACCTAATGGTATTTTAATAGGAATAAGCACAGCTCTAATGTTTTTATTAGGATATCATACAGGTTTATCACTAGAACAATGTAGAACATTAGCTCTAGTAACTTTTGGTAGTTTAAGTCTATTTATTTTACTTAAAGTATCTACACCACTAAATTTTTATAGAGTTTCTATAGTTATTTCTATGACAATATTATTTGTGTTAGCTTTTTTAATACCCTCTACAAGAAAAATTTTTGCTATAGAGTATTTTGGAGTCGAGTATCTAATACCTATAATTTTTATATATTCTATAGCTATGGCTTTAATGTTAATCATACCTAAAATAAATAAAGTAATATTTAAAAGAGTTATTTTAAAGAAAAACATGGATAGATTATAA
- a CDS encoding glycosyltransferase: MKSLNWLDYFFIYSLVSIWMLLLVNIILSLSGYRYYLKTLNSELKGLKDERYPKVSILVPAHNEEKVIGRTVKSILLLNYPKDKMELIVINDNSSDNTKKILEQIQKEYRSYNFKIINTDNITGGKGKSNALNIGYKHSSGDFIAVYDADNTPDKNALKYLIETIIEDESLGAVIGKFRTRNKDRNMLTRFINIETLSFQWMCQAGRWNLLNLCTIPGTNFIVKRNIIQKLNGWDPKAISEDTEISFRIYELGYKIKFVPYSVTWEQEPENLKVWFKQRTRWAKGNIYVLLKYFKNMFKGTSKNIIFDIFYFFSVYFLFLSSVIISDILFIVGIFSNINLHVTGNFNVLWILAYVLFVLEVSLTLTLEKGESNRKNLILVPIMYFTYCQMWMIVALKGIIQYMQDKLFKKEVEWYKTERF; encoded by the coding sequence ATGAAAAGTTTAAATTGGTTAGATTATTTCTTTATTTATTCTTTAGTTTCAATATGGATGCTACTGCTTGTAAATATAATTTTATCTTTGTCTGGATATAGATATTATTTAAAGACTTTAAACAGTGAACTTAAAGGATTAAAGGATGAAAGATATCCTAAGGTATCCATATTAGTACCTGCTCATAATGAGGAAAAGGTAATAGGAAGAACTGTAAAATCTATCTTGCTTTTAAATTATCCTAAAGATAAAATGGAACTTATTGTTATAAATGATAATTCCTCAGATAATACTAAAAAAATATTAGAACAGATTCAAAAAGAATACAGATCTTATAATTTTAAAATAATAAATACAGATAATATAACGGGAGGAAAAGGTAAGTCCAATGCCTTAAATATAGGGTATAAACATTCAAGTGGTGATTTTATAGCTGTATATGATGCGGATAATACTCCAGACAAAAATGCATTAAAATATCTTATTGAAACTATAATTGAGGACGAAAGTTTAGGAGCAGTTATAGGAAAGTTTAGAACTAGAAATAAAGACAGAAATATGTTAACAAGATTTATAAATATAGAAACCTTAAGTTTTCAATGGATGTGTCAAGCTGGAAGATGGAATCTATTAAATTTATGTACTATACCTGGCACTAATTTTATAGTAAAAAGGAATATAATACAAAAGTTGAATGGCTGGGATCCAAAGGCTATATCAGAAGATACAGAAATAAGTTTTAGAATATATGAATTAGGATATAAAATAAAATTTGTACCATACTCCGTAACCTGGGAACAGGAGCCAGAAAATTTAAAGGTTTGGTTCAAACAAAGAACTAGATGGGCGAAAGGTAATATTTATGTTCTTTTAAAATATTTTAAAAATATGTTTAAAGGAACTAGTAAAAATATAATATTTGATATTTTTTATTTTTTTTCAGTGTACTTTTTATTTTTATCCTCTGTAATAATATCTGATATTTTATTTATTGTTGGTATTTTTTCAAATATAAACTTACATGTTACAGGAAATTTTAATGTTCTTTGGATATTAGCATATGTGCTTTTTGTTTTAGAAGTAAGTTTGACTTTAACATTAGAAAAAGGGGAAAGTAATAGGAAAAATTTAATACTTGTGCCTATTATGTATTTTACATATTGTCAAATGTGGATGATAGTTGCTCTTAAAGGAATAATTCAATATATGCAGGATAAATTGTTTAAAAAAGAAGTTGAATGGTATAAAACAGAAAGATTCTAA
- a CDS encoding zinc-ribbon domain-containing protein — protein MADKNITCKDCGKEFVFTEGEQEFYKEKGFENEPQRCPECRKARKQQNNRGFRR, from the coding sequence ATGGCAGATAAGAACATAACATGTAAAGATTGTGGAAAGGAATTCGTTTTCACTGAAGGAGAACAAGAATTCTACAAAGAAAAAGGATTTGAAAATGAACCACAAAGATGCCCAGAATGCAGAAAAGCAAGAAAACAACAAAACAACAGAGGATTCAGAAGATAA